From Halorussus lipolyticus:
GACGTGGAAGCACTCATCGAGGAGAACCTCGAAGACGCCGACGCGACTGTCAGCCACCCCCGCGGCGTGGACGACGAGGACCACCTCTCAGCCACCGTCGTCTCGCCCGCTTTCGAGGGCGAATCGCTGGTGGACCAACACCAGATGGTCTACGACGCGCT
This genomic window contains:
- a CDS encoding BolA family protein, producing the protein MNAEDVEALIEENLEDADATVSHPRGVDDEDHLSATVVSPAFEGESLVDQHQMVYDALGDHMTEDIHALEVSTYTPDEYAEQAE